In Pseudomonas fluorescens NCIMB 11764, a single window of DNA contains:
- the pdxH gene encoding pyridoxamine 5'-phosphate oxidase, protein MTQGLADMRRDYTRDGLTEAQAPSEPFALFHHWFADAVKTEQAPVEANAMTLATVDPDGRPHCRILLLKGLDEHGFTFFTNYDSAKGQHLAANPFAAMTFFWPALERQVRIEGRVVKVTPEESDAYFQVRPLGSRLGAWASPQSRVIADRAELEALLKNTEQRFSDTQPHCPEHWGGYRLLPERIEFWQGRSSRLHDRLNYRLQGADWILERLAP, encoded by the coding sequence ATGACCCAGGGCCTGGCTGATATGCGTCGCGACTACACCCGAGATGGCCTGACCGAGGCACAAGCCCCGAGCGAGCCGTTCGCGCTGTTTCACCACTGGTTCGCCGACGCGGTGAAAACCGAGCAGGCGCCGGTGGAAGCCAACGCCATGACCCTGGCCACCGTCGACCCGGACGGTCGGCCGCATTGCCGCATTCTGCTGCTCAAGGGCCTTGATGAACACGGCTTCACGTTCTTCACCAACTACGACAGCGCCAAGGGCCAGCACCTGGCCGCGAATCCGTTCGCAGCCATGACTTTTTTCTGGCCGGCCCTGGAGCGTCAGGTGCGCATCGAAGGTCGGGTGGTGAAAGTCACGCCTGAAGAGTCCGACGCCTATTTTCAGGTCCGGCCGTTGGGTAGCCGGCTTGGCGCCTGGGCTTCACCGCAAAGCCGCGTGATCGCCGATCGCGCCGAACTGGAAGCGCTGCTCAAGAACACCGAGCAACGTTTCAGCGATACACAGCCCCATTGCCCCGAGCACTGGGGCGGTTATCGCCTGCTGCCTGAGCGCATCGAATTCTGGCAGGGCCGTTCGAGCCGCCTGCACGATCGCCTCAACTACCGCCTACAGGGCGCCGACTGGATTCTTGAACGTCTGGCACCCTGA